A single genomic interval of Polynucleobacter necessarius harbors:
- a CDS encoding LPS-assembly protein LptD — translation MSHYRLRAGLRAPLFLYVTLRVMTGVALLQFAICGRAQAPAPLPQNAQAAANTVLLPDRGNVTVLQLDDQLRTGLPLDDGKALTFTSSDSIDGVVDRKMRLKGRAQMRRNGGVIKADEIIYDPDTDIADLVGNAELSKGNTTFKGPTAKFKVDAREGEMETPTYELRDSRGNGTAKKLTVENSDIFVFDKATYTTCTPQNMDWYFSVSTLEIDNEQKEMVGTHGVMRFFDVPIAYVPYFIAPTSNQRRSGILAPVAGYNSNNGFDVTQPYYVNIAPNRDLLILPRYMSERGLQIGANYRFLDTKYSGTLAGDYLAHDNKTGTDRWRYDWQQRQVFSGGVGPGGIPLPGAWSGYANISRVSDNFYSTDFSQSIAGAVTNQFRQEVGTTKGLTGSLSNWVVSARVLTFQTLQPDQTPVPTPYNILPNITAVYNNRLTPAVAGTSGKYLTLPTGAATTFSADYTRFAHNIAGNVAATAPGVYSQADRTVVKGALALPKVTPGYYLTPKLSFQSNMYNATPFVAAGAPVAQGFTIPTFSLDFGLAFERDATELKGFFGRDMLLTMESRAFYVYTPYQSQAQTPLFDTADAGFGVAQIFSENTFIGNDRIADNNAVTLGITSRMIEANTGAERANVTLAQKQQFTGQKVGLNGNILNPTTYSDALVSGSVRLLGNFSADVFGQYNTQLNRFVRTTVGGSWRPTQGRSLHFGYRNVWSPPVQASIQNNQTFVPAATTMDQYNISGQWPITREISVLGRWGYDALTAKTLNALVALEWSRDCWTFRGAYSQVLHTSQITTTQVLFQVEFRGFGSAGSNPVDIMKLNVPGYMPTSKPIPPSIYENYQ, via the coding sequence ATGAGTCATTATCGCCTTCGCGCCGGCCTTCGCGCCCCTCTTTTTTTGTATGTAACCCTGCGCGTAATGACGGGGGTGGCATTGCTTCAATTTGCCATTTGCGGACGCGCTCAAGCACCCGCTCCTTTACCTCAAAATGCGCAGGCTGCTGCTAATACCGTTTTATTGCCCGATCGTGGCAATGTCACCGTTTTGCAGTTGGACGATCAATTGCGTACGGGATTGCCTTTGGATGATGGTAAGGCTCTGACCTTTACATCAAGCGATTCGATTGATGGTGTGGTTGATCGCAAGATGAGGCTTAAAGGTCGCGCGCAAATGCGCCGCAATGGTGGAGTCATTAAAGCGGACGAAATTATTTATGATCCTGATACCGATATCGCTGACCTAGTAGGTAATGCAGAATTAAGCAAAGGCAACACCACTTTTAAAGGCCCAACTGCTAAATTTAAAGTGGATGCTCGTGAAGGTGAAATGGAAACGCCTACCTATGAACTGCGCGATAGCCGTGGCAATGGCACGGCAAAAAAACTCACTGTTGAAAACTCTGATATTTTTGTTTTTGATAAAGCAACGTACACCACCTGCACTCCGCAAAACATGGACTGGTATTTCTCGGTCAGCACCTTAGAAATTGATAATGAACAAAAAGAAATGGTTGGTACGCATGGCGTGATGCGTTTCTTTGATGTACCTATTGCTTACGTTCCTTACTTTATTGCCCCCACTTCTAATCAGCGGCGCTCTGGCATCTTGGCTCCGGTTGCTGGATACAACTCTAATAATGGTTTTGACGTAACTCAGCCGTACTACGTCAATATTGCGCCCAACAGAGATTTGTTGATACTTCCCCGTTACATGAGTGAACGTGGCTTGCAGATAGGGGCAAACTATCGCTTCCTGGATACCAAATACAGCGGCACTTTAGCTGGCGATTATTTAGCGCATGACAATAAAACGGGAACTGATCGTTGGCGTTATGACTGGCAGCAACGACAGGTATTTAGCGGCGGTGTTGGGCCTGGTGGAATACCGCTCCCGGGTGCTTGGTCTGGTTACGCTAATATCTCGCGAGTATCGGATAACTTTTATTCGACCGATTTCTCCCAAAGTATTGCTGGCGCTGTGACAAATCAATTTCGTCAAGAGGTTGGCACTACCAAGGGCTTAACGGGCAGTTTGAGTAATTGGGTTGTTTCAGCAAGAGTGCTTACTTTCCAAACGTTGCAACCAGACCAAACCCCAGTTCCGACCCCTTATAACATATTACCAAATATCACTGCTGTATATAACAATAGACTTACACCAGCCGTAGCTGGCACCAGTGGAAAGTATCTCACTCTACCGACGGGTGCTGCCACTACTTTTTCCGCCGATTACACTCGATTCGCACATAACATTGCAGGTAATGTGGCTGCTACTGCTCCAGGCGTATACAGTCAAGCCGATAGAACGGTGGTCAAAGGGGCTCTAGCTCTGCCGAAAGTGACTCCAGGTTATTACCTCACTCCAAAGTTGAGTTTTCAGTCAAATATGTACAACGCCACTCCATTTGTAGCGGCCGGGGCTCCAGTTGCACAAGGATTTACTATCCCAACCTTTAGCTTGGATTTTGGATTGGCATTTGAAAGAGACGCTACTGAGTTAAAAGGTTTTTTTGGTCGAGATATGTTGTTGACTATGGAGTCTCGCGCTTTCTATGTTTACACACCGTATCAAAGTCAAGCGCAGACACCATTGTTCGATACAGCGGATGCGGGCTTTGGTGTTGCCCAAATCTTTAGTGAAAATACTTTTATCGGTAATGACCGTATAGCGGATAACAATGCGGTCACTCTTGGCATCACAAGTCGCATGATCGAGGCGAATACTGGAGCTGAGCGCGCTAACGTAACACTTGCTCAGAAGCAGCAGTTCACTGGTCAGAAGGTTGGATTAAATGGCAACATTCTGAATCCAACAACTTATTCTGATGCCTTAGTCTCTGGTTCTGTGCGATTGCTTGGCAACTTTAGCGCTGACGTCTTTGGTCAATACAACACACAATTGAATCGCTTTGTTCGGACTACGGTTGGTGGTAGTTGGCGCCCAACTCAGGGCAGAAGTTTGCATTTCGGATACCGCAATGTTTGGTCACCTCCAGTTCAGGCATCTATTCAAAATAATCAAACCTTTGTTCCAGCGGCAACTACTATGGATCAATACAATATTTCAGGTCAATGGCCTATTACTCGGGAAATTTCTGTTTTGGGTCGCTGGGGATACGACGCCTTAACTGCCAAGACTCTGAATGCGCTGGTTGCTTTGGAGTGGAGCAGAGATTGCTGGACTTTTCGCGGCGCCTATTCTCAAGTCTTGCATACTTCCCAAATAACCACCACCCAGGTACTCTTCCAGGTCGAATTTAGGGGCTTTGGTAGCGCTGGAAGCAATCCAGTTGATATCATGAAGCTAAATGTTCCTGGATATATGCCTACTTCCAAGCCTATACCACCTTCAATATACGAGAACTATCAATAA
- the glyS gene encoding glycine--tRNA ligase subunit beta, whose amino-acid sequence MSTSNSKPQSATLLIEVFTEELPPKSLRRLGDAFSEGIFTALKSAGLASDASKATGFATPRRLAVQVTNVLDQAPDFPVREKLLPTSIAFDTEGKATAPLLKKLGVLGYVDVDLATLEKAGEGKNEALYLNVIAKGAALEQTAQAALEQTLNKLPIAKMMHYQVLQKDDQLADVQFARPAHRIIALHGGTILNISALGIHASNLTEGHRFLAPGNVTVTHADQYEADLQSKAKIVPSFNQRRAQIETALLKAAGDDLVLMPDSLLDEVTALVEWPAIYECHFDQEFLEVPQECLILTMQTNQKYFALTDKQGKLRNRFLIVSNIETNKPDAIISGNERVVRPRLSDARFFFQQDQKRPLASRAPDLGKVVYHNQLGTQLDRTKRVQGLAVGIAKKLGADEKLASRAAEIAKTDLLTDMVGEFPELQGIMGRYYATHDGENADIASACSEHYMPRFAGDTLPQTQTGTILAIADKLETLVGIWGVGLAPTGDKDPYALRRHALGICRLLLEKNLSLNLPDLIELARAQFPQADVQEKAKAADTYAFIIDRLRAYLRDQAVAGKAFTSAEIDAVLSQDPAHINDLIERLTALREFNALAEAAQLAAANKRISNILKKTTTAIPAACSAKLLQIPAEAALHQALEAVTPALTAAYEKRQFVELLKSLVALSGPIDQFFADVMVMDPNPELRDNRLALLQQLHQKMNLVADLGKLA is encoded by the coding sequence ATGAGCACATCCAATTCAAAACCTCAATCAGCGACTTTATTGATTGAAGTATTTACCGAAGAATTACCCCCGAAGTCTTTGCGCCGCTTAGGCGATGCATTTAGCGAAGGCATCTTTACCGCTCTCAAGTCAGCTGGTTTAGCGTCCGACGCATCCAAAGCGACAGGTTTTGCTACACCACGTCGCCTAGCGGTTCAAGTAACAAATGTTTTGGATCAAGCGCCAGACTTTCCTGTGAGAGAAAAATTACTGCCTACTAGCATTGCATTTGATACCGAAGGAAAAGCAACAGCTCCCCTGCTAAAAAAATTAGGCGTACTTGGATATGTCGATGTGGATCTCGCTACTTTAGAAAAAGCTGGCGAAGGCAAAAATGAAGCTCTCTACCTAAACGTTATTGCCAAGGGTGCTGCACTTGAACAAACCGCTCAAGCCGCTCTTGAACAAACATTAAATAAGCTGCCAATTGCGAAAATGATGCACTACCAAGTGCTACAGAAGGATGATCAATTGGCGGATGTGCAATTCGCACGCCCCGCTCACCGCATCATTGCGCTCCATGGTGGCACCATCCTCAATATCAGCGCCTTGGGTATTCATGCCAGCAATTTAACTGAAGGGCATCGCTTCCTGGCGCCCGGCAATGTCACAGTGACCCATGCGGATCAATACGAAGCAGATCTGCAATCTAAAGCGAAGATTGTTCCTAGCTTTAATCAACGTCGTGCCCAAATTGAAACTGCTCTATTGAAGGCAGCTGGCGACGACCTAGTCTTGATGCCAGATAGTCTTTTGGATGAAGTAACCGCGCTAGTTGAATGGCCAGCTATTTATGAATGCCATTTTGATCAAGAGTTTTTAGAAGTACCACAAGAATGCTTGATTTTGACAATGCAAACCAACCAAAAGTATTTTGCATTGACAGATAAGCAAGGCAAATTACGGAATCGCTTTTTGATTGTTTCTAACATTGAAACCAATAAGCCGGATGCCATCATCTCTGGTAACGAGCGCGTTGTACGCCCCCGCCTATCAGATGCTCGCTTCTTCTTCCAGCAAGACCAAAAACGTCCATTGGCTTCTCGCGCACCCGATCTAGGTAAGGTGGTTTATCACAACCAACTAGGTACTCAGCTCGATCGTACTAAGCGCGTTCAAGGACTTGCAGTTGGGATCGCCAAAAAACTGGGTGCGGATGAAAAATTAGCTTCCCGTGCCGCTGAAATTGCGAAAACAGATTTATTAACTGATATGGTTGGTGAGTTCCCCGAGCTCCAGGGAATTATGGGTCGCTATTACGCTACGCACGATGGCGAAAACGCGGATATCGCTAGCGCGTGCAGCGAACACTATATGCCCAGATTTGCTGGTGACACATTACCGCAAACCCAAACCGGAACTATCCTGGCAATCGCCGACAAACTAGAGACTTTGGTTGGTATTTGGGGTGTAGGTCTGGCACCAACAGGCGACAAAGACCCTTATGCCTTACGTCGACACGCCCTTGGCATTTGCCGCTTGCTCTTAGAAAAAAATCTTTCACTCAATTTGCCGGACTTAATCGAACTAGCTCGTGCGCAGTTTCCGCAAGCTGATGTGCAAGAAAAAGCGAAGGCCGCCGATACCTATGCCTTCATCATTGATCGTTTACGCGCTTACTTGCGTGACCAAGCAGTTGCTGGCAAAGCGTTTACCAGCGCCGAGATTGACGCGGTTCTCAGCCAAGATCCAGCACACATCAACGACTTAATCGAACGCTTAACTGCCTTGCGAGAATTTAACGCCCTTGCAGAAGCCGCCCAACTCGCGGCCGCCAATAAGCGCATTAGCAATATCCTCAAGAAAACAACTACTGCTATTCCCGCGGCTTGTTCAGCAAAATTGCTGCAAATTCCAGCAGAGGCTGCTTTACACCAGGCATTGGAAGCAGTCACTCCTGCTCTTACTGCGGCCTATGAAAAACGTCAGTTTGTTGAGCTCTTAAAGTCTCTCGTAGCTTTAAGCGGTCCAATTGATCAATTCTTTGCCGATGTGATGGTGATGGACCCTAATCCTGAGCTACGCGATAACCGCTTAGCCCTCCTGCAACAACTTCACCAGAAAATGAATCTCGTTGCCGATCTCGGCAAATTAGCATGA
- the murU gene encoding N-acetylmuramate alpha-1-phosphate uridylyltransferase MurU has protein sequence MAAGRGERMRPLTDSLPKPLLTIQHKSLLQWHFDALAKAGIQNVVINHAWFGEKIESTLGDGRQFCLRIQYSPEGQALETAGRICKALPIIAPADYFLVINGDVFSPNLPIAQLLEMITKMRTDASKPLAHLLMAPNPVQHPEGDFYLQDSIVSSAGAIGAEKLTFSGIGIYQKDLFKGLEMGALSKLAPLLRTEMEQNKVSGEKYIGPWHDVGTPQRLQELNAAYE, from the coding sequence CTGGCAGCTGGCAGAGGTGAGCGCATGCGTCCTCTTACCGATTCCTTACCAAAACCACTTTTAACAATCCAACATAAATCCCTGCTGCAGTGGCACTTCGATGCCTTGGCTAAGGCAGGCATTCAAAATGTAGTCATAAACCACGCTTGGTTTGGCGAAAAAATTGAATCGACTTTGGGTGATGGGCGGCAATTTTGTCTCCGTATTCAATATTCCCCCGAGGGACAGGCCCTAGAAACAGCAGGTCGAATTTGCAAGGCATTACCCATCATCGCCCCTGCAGACTATTTCCTCGTTATCAACGGTGATGTATTTAGCCCGAACTTGCCAATTGCCCAGCTTTTGGAAATGATCACCAAAATGCGAACGGATGCCAGCAAGCCCTTGGCGCACTTATTGATGGCCCCAAATCCCGTTCAACATCCCGAGGGTGATTTTTACTTACAAGACTCCATAGTTAGTAGCGCGGGGGCTATAGGCGCTGAAAAGCTGACTTTTTCTGGCATTGGGATTTATCAAAAGGATCTATTCAAGGGCCTTGAAATGGGGGCGCTTTCCAAGCTCGCGCCTTTATTAAGAACCGAAATGGAGCAAAATAAAGTGTCTGGTGAAAAATATATCGGTCCATGGCACGATGTAGGCACACCACAACGCTTACAAGAGCTCAATGCAGCCTATGAATAA
- the rsmA gene encoding 16S rRNA (adenine(1518)-N(6)/adenine(1519)-N(6))-dimethyltransferase RsmA, which produces MHRARKRFGQNFLQDNGIIYSIVALINPSTDMHVIEIGPGLGALTLPLLSNLDHLDLLEIDRDLVAFWNEKNLKGLTVIEGDALKFDFLAWAQSRSGKQGLCKVVGNLPYNIFSPLLFHLVSAATAIDEQVFMLQAEVVERMVAKAGSSDFSRLSVMLQARYDMELVLEVPPGAFDPQPKVNSAVVRMIPRRDFALNDAQWIALEKVVAAAFSQRRKMLRTNLQAFADRLSLTEVELKARAQDISVDRYIEWATVLAA; this is translated from the coding sequence ATGCATCGTGCACGCAAACGATTTGGACAAAACTTTTTGCAAGATAACGGAATTATTTATTCCATTGTTGCGCTCATTAACCCCAGCACAGATATGCACGTGATTGAGATTGGCCCTGGTTTAGGTGCGCTAACGCTACCTTTGTTAAGCAATCTGGATCATCTAGACTTGCTGGAAATTGACCGTGATTTAGTGGCCTTTTGGAATGAAAAAAATCTTAAGGGCTTGACCGTCATTGAGGGGGATGCTCTCAAGTTTGATTTCTTAGCATGGGCGCAGAGTCGTTCAGGTAAGCAGGGCTTATGTAAGGTGGTGGGAAATTTGCCCTATAACATTTTCTCGCCTTTATTGTTTCATTTGGTATCTGCCGCGACTGCAATTGATGAGCAAGTATTTATGTTGCAAGCCGAAGTAGTCGAAAGAATGGTTGCTAAGGCCGGCAGTTCAGATTTCAGCCGTCTCTCCGTGATGCTCCAAGCCCGCTACGATATGGAGCTGGTGTTGGAAGTTCCTCCGGGAGCCTTTGATCCTCAGCCCAAGGTGAATTCGGCTGTAGTACGAATGATTCCCAGAAGAGATTTCGCCTTGAATGATGCCCAGTGGATCGCTTTGGAAAAAGTAGTGGCGGCAGCTTTTTCCCAAAGAAGAAAAATGTTGCGTACTAATTTGCAAGCATTTGCGGATAGACTAAGCTTGACTGAGGTCGAGCTCAAGGCAAGAGCACAGGATATTTCAGTAGACCGTTATATCGAGTGGGCTACAGTTCTAGCCGCTTGA
- the pdxA gene encoding 4-hydroxythreonine-4-phosphate dehydrogenase PdxA, with translation MRQAALLVNRVISTGEPAGIGPEISLAAAVEFLHEKSDARITLLGSNQLLRLPGDLSPELSDRLQIQDVELTTASVPGVLNSQNAQYVIYLLNLAIDDCLQGRFDAIVTAPIQKSIINDAATPFTGHTEYLAQRCHIAHVVMMLCAQLPAGFLGLPSPRDLRVALVTTHLPLKEVPQALSTELILDTIQIVNRDLREKFGIEKPMIQMAGLNPHAGASGYLWREELDIISPAIESARKMGIQVSRHYPEDTMFDAESIAEGDAFIAMYHAQGLAPFKFVTVGNGVNVTGGLPIIRTSVDHGTALNIAGKGMAESGRMLEALRLAYQLAVNKRKQH, from the coding sequence ATGCGGCAAGCAGCGCTCCTCGTTAATCGGGTAATAAGCACTGGCGAACCAGCCGGCATTGGTCCCGAGATTTCTCTTGCCGCCGCTGTAGAGTTTTTGCACGAGAAGTCCGATGCTCGAATCACCTTGTTGGGCAGTAATCAGTTATTGAGGCTACCTGGGGATTTGAGTCCAGAGTTATCTGATCGATTGCAAATTCAAGATGTTGAGCTTACGACGGCTTCAGTTCCGGGAGTTCTGAATTCTCAAAATGCTCAGTACGTCATTTATCTATTGAATCTGGCTATTGACGACTGCTTGCAAGGGCGCTTTGATGCCATAGTGACCGCCCCAATTCAAAAAAGCATTATTAATGATGCTGCCACGCCCTTTACTGGGCATACAGAATATCTAGCGCAGCGTTGTCATATTGCCCATGTGGTGATGATGTTGTGCGCGCAATTGCCTGCTGGCTTTCTAGGGCTTCCATCGCCAAGGGATTTGCGAGTGGCTTTAGTCACCACTCATCTTCCTTTAAAAGAGGTGCCACAAGCTCTTAGTACTGAGCTCATATTGGATACGATTCAAATCGTCAATCGAGATCTACGAGAAAAATTTGGAATTGAGAAGCCGATGATTCAAATGGCTGGTTTAAATCCTCATGCGGGCGCGTCTGGTTACTTGTGGCGTGAGGAGCTTGATATCATCTCACCGGCAATTGAAAGCGCCAGGAAGATGGGCATTCAGGTATCCCGTCATTACCCTGAGGATACGATGTTTGATGCTGAATCGATTGCTGAAGGTGACGCGTTTATTGCGATGTATCACGCTCAAGGTTTGGCGCCATTTAAATTCGTCACTGTTGGTAATGGCGTAAATGTCACTGGAGGCTTGCCAATCATTCGCACCTCTGTGGATCATGGAACTGCCTTAAATATCGCTGGTAAGGGCATGGCTGAATCCGGCAGAATGCTTGAAGCACTGCGTTTAGCCTATCAATTGGCTGTAAATAAAAGAAAGCAACATTAA
- a CDS encoding lysophospholipid acyltransferase family protein, whose translation MKLIRSILFALFFIIFTPIWSVLCMIAFPFLSPENRYTFIGLWNKVVIALLKPLCGIHYEIRGMENMQAAINERVIILSKHQSAYETIAYIALLPKQLCFVFKRELLWIPFFGWALALLKMIHINRSNKQTAAHSVATQGRKRLSEGKWIMLFPEGTRTPTGQTKPYRKGGARLASATNALVIPIAHNAGRCWPKNSFIKQPGTVIFSIGPAISSDNKSAEQLQQEVEGWIESEMRVIDPDAYK comes from the coding sequence ATGAAATTGATTCGCTCGATCCTCTTTGCCTTATTTTTCATCATCTTCACGCCAATCTGGTCAGTGTTATGCATGATCGCTTTCCCGTTTTTAAGTCCTGAAAATCGCTACACCTTTATTGGACTCTGGAACAAAGTCGTGATCGCTTTATTAAAGCCACTGTGCGGCATTCATTACGAGATCCGTGGCATGGAAAATATGCAGGCGGCAATCAACGAACGCGTCATTATTCTCAGCAAGCATCAATCCGCTTACGAAACCATTGCTTATATCGCATTATTGCCCAAGCAACTTTGTTTTGTCTTTAAGCGTGAGTTGCTCTGGATCCCATTTTTTGGCTGGGCATTAGCCTTACTCAAAATGATCCACATTAATCGCTCCAATAAGCAAACTGCAGCGCATTCAGTAGCCACCCAAGGCCGCAAACGTCTGAGCGAAGGCAAATGGATCATGCTCTTTCCCGAGGGCACCAGGACTCCGACCGGACAAACTAAACCATACCGCAAGGGTGGCGCACGTCTTGCAAGCGCGACGAATGCCTTAGTGATTCCAATTGCCCATAACGCTGGTCGCTGCTGGCCAAAAAATAGTTTTATCAAACAACCGGGCACTGTCATTTTTTCAATTGGGCCCGCAATTAGCTCGGATAACAAATCAGCAGAACAACTTCAACAAGAAGTAGAAGGTTGGATCGAATCTGAAATGCGTGTGATTGATCCCGACGCTTATAAGTAA
- the gmhB gene encoding D-glycero-beta-D-manno-heptose 1,7-bisphosphate 7-phosphatase translates to MSTSSSKLIILDRDGVINEDRDDYVKSVDEWVPIPGSLEAIALLNQAGYQIAVATNQSSLSRGYFSINELHAMHSKMDALLKPFGARIDSIFFCPHQDSHQCDCRKPAPGLMREIALRYKKVDSTKPLIGVPIVGDSLRDLQAGIALGASPHLVLTGKGEKTLVTGNLPDGTQIHANLLAFANALLDNQASA, encoded by the coding sequence ATGAGCACCAGCTCTTCTAAATTAATCATTCTGGATCGCGACGGTGTGATCAACGAAGATCGCGATGATTACGTGAAGTCGGTCGACGAATGGGTGCCAATCCCCGGGAGTCTGGAAGCGATTGCCTTATTGAACCAAGCGGGCTATCAAATTGCTGTTGCCACTAATCAATCCAGCCTTTCGAGAGGTTATTTCTCTATCAATGAATTGCATGCGATGCATAGCAAAATGGATGCCTTGCTGAAGCCTTTTGGTGCGAGAATCGATAGCATCTTTTTCTGCCCTCACCAAGATTCACATCAATGCGATTGCCGCAAGCCAGCGCCAGGTTTGATGAGAGAAATTGCTTTGCGCTACAAGAAAGTAGATAGCACTAAGCCGTTGATAGGAGTGCCTATTGTTGGAGACTCATTACGTGACCTCCAGGCTGGAATCGCTTTAGGAGCAAGCCCACATTTAGTGCTCACCGGTAAAGGTGAAAAAACGCTCGTAACAGGCAACTTACCTGATGGCACGCAAATTCATGCCAATCTCTTGGCATTTGCAAATGCACTTCTAGACAATCAGGCTTCAGCATGA
- a CDS encoding peptidylprolyl isomerase codes for MNRFKKISVHAVFLGLSLFLHASFAQDAVKTNGVAESKIRNIDGVAAVVNTGFVTRKEIDYRIAALKKQGVKLPEDGSVRKAILDRLILEKIQLQNAEQEGIKVTNKELDKIIGDIAAKNRLSYAEFKAKVIASGSTFERYKQMLRDDVIVTRYREREIEAKVKISDAEIDNFIAERTRAMTAGGAPRSAPAAKGELEEIDVAQIFIPVDAGAEAGAQADVKKKADILLRDARGDVDFLQLGAMAAKENPKIKFQELGYRTPDRLPQLFYEAVRNTGSGQVANAVVKSPAGYHVLKVLDRRAAGAAPPHQQATAADAGSSTPQNIPITQTLSSHILLRSRAGLTDQDAERRLRGYRAQVRAKTADFAELAKKYSEDGSAANGGELGWMSPGDLVPEFEQAMNRLQIGEVSNPVKSEVGWHLIQVLDRREGQLTVEKQRQFARAAIRARKFEQAYQEWTRELRDNATVKILNVEDAASSAPR; via the coding sequence ATGAATCGTTTTAAAAAAATTAGTGTTCATGCCGTTTTTCTTGGCCTGAGCTTATTTTTGCATGCTTCTTTTGCTCAGGACGCAGTAAAGACCAATGGTGTTGCCGAAAGCAAGATTCGCAATATTGATGGTGTTGCCGCAGTTGTAAATACCGGTTTCGTGACGCGTAAAGAAATTGATTATCGAATTGCCGCGTTAAAAAAACAAGGCGTCAAGTTGCCCGAGGATGGATCAGTTAGAAAAGCCATTTTGGATCGACTGATTCTTGAAAAGATTCAGCTGCAAAACGCTGAACAAGAAGGAATCAAAGTTACTAATAAAGAGTTGGACAAAATTATTGGCGATATTGCGGCTAAGAACAGGTTAAGTTATGCCGAATTTAAAGCTAAAGTCATCGCATCGGGAAGTACATTCGAGCGCTATAAGCAGATGCTGCGGGATGACGTTATTGTTACGCGTTATCGCGAGCGTGAGATTGAGGCGAAGGTCAAGATATCTGATGCTGAAATAGATAACTTTATTGCTGAACGCACGAGAGCAATGACTGCGGGTGGCGCGCCTCGATCAGCGCCTGCCGCCAAAGGTGAACTAGAAGAAATCGATGTAGCCCAAATCTTTATACCAGTTGATGCTGGAGCGGAAGCCGGTGCGCAGGCTGATGTCAAAAAGAAAGCGGATATCTTGCTGCGAGATGCTCGAGGCGATGTGGATTTCTTGCAATTGGGTGCTATGGCAGCAAAAGAAAATCCTAAGATTAAATTTCAGGAGTTAGGCTATCGCACTCCCGATCGCTTGCCGCAATTATTTTATGAAGCGGTTCGAAATACCGGTAGTGGTCAAGTGGCTAATGCAGTTGTTAAAAGCCCTGCGGGCTACCATGTGTTGAAAGTGTTGGATCGCAGGGCGGCTGGCGCGGCTCCGCCCCATCAACAAGCCACAGCAGCAGATGCGGGTTCTTCTACTCCGCAAAACATACCCATTACTCAAACTTTGTCCAGTCATATTTTGCTGAGAAGTCGCGCTGGTTTAACCGACCAAGATGCGGAGAGACGTCTGCGAGGCTATCGTGCTCAGGTTCGAGCAAAAACCGCCGACTTCGCTGAGTTGGCTAAAAAATACTCTGAAGATGGTTCGGCTGCAAATGGTGGTGAGCTAGGCTGGATGAGTCCTGGAGACTTGGTTCCCGAATTTGAACAAGCCATGAATCGCCTGCAAATTGGTGAAGTTAGTAACCCCGTGAAATCTGAAGTTGGTTGGCATTTGATTCAAGTGCTGGATCGCCGCGAGGGTCAGCTTACCGTTGAGAAACAACGTCAATTTGCGCGTGCGGCTATTCGCGCAAGAAAGTTTGAACAAGCCTACCAAGAGTGGACGCGTGAGTTGCGCGATAACGCAACTGTCAAAATCCTGAACGTGGAAGATGCGGCAAGCAGCGCTCCTCGTTAA